From the genome of Burkholderia pyrrocinia:
TACCCGTCGCCGGACGCCGCCGGCAGGATTGCCGGGCCGTCGATGCGACGAGCGGGCGATCATAACGCAGCCAGCCCTCCGGCACCAAGACCATCGACTCTAACGACGCCGGCACCCCGCCGACCGGCTGTCGCCCCGTTACCCGGCGCGGCTCAGGCCCGCGCGAGCGCGTCCGGATTGACGAGATTCGTGCGCAGCGTGCCGGCCAGCGCGCCGACCAGGTTTTCCGCGGCGCAGCGTGCCATCGCGTGGCGCGTCTCGTGCGTCGCGGAGCCGATATGCGGCAGCGCGACGACGTTCTTCATCTGCAGCAGCGGCGAATCCGCCGGCAGCGGCTCCTTCTCGAACACGTCGAGCCCCGCGCCGCGGATCGTGCCCGCGCGCAGCGCGTCGACCAGCGCGGCTTCGTCGACGACGGGCCCGCGCGACGCGTTGATCAGGATCGCGCCGCGCTTCATCTTCGCGAATTCGGCCGTGCCGATCAGGTGGTGCGTTTCCGGCGACAGCGGCACCTGCACGCACACGAAATCCGACTGCGCGAGCAATTCGTCGAGCGTCACGCGCCGCGCGCCGTACTGCGTCTCGGCTTCGGCATGCGCGGACCGGTTCGCGTACAGCACCTGCATCCGGAAGCCGAGCGCCGCGCGGCGCGCGACCGCGCCGCCGATCCGCCCGAGCCCGACGATGCCGAGCGTCTTGCTCTGCACGTCGGTGCCGTACAGGTCCGGGCCGATGCTGCGATGCCAGTGGCCGGCCTTCACCCACTCGGCCAGCTCGACCACGCGCCGCGCGGACGCCAGGATCAGCGAAAACACCGTATCGGCGGTCGACTCGGTCAGCACGTCCGGCGTATGCGCGAGCACGATACCGCGCCGCGTGAAATCCGCGACGTCGAAATTGTCGTAGCCGACCGAGATCGTCGACCAGGCCTTCAGCCGCGGCGCGCGGTCGAGCATCTGCGGCGGGACCTTCAGGCTCGCGCCGATCGCGCCGTCCGCGTTGCCGAGCGCATCGGCAAGCGCGTCGGCGCCATCGGCCTGCACGACGTCCGCATGCTCGCGCAGGTACGCGAGAACGTCATCGGGCAGCGGCTTGTACGCGACGATACGAGGCTTCATCGGTTTCATTTTCCTTGCAGCGGCGCGGCGAGCGGATGCGCATCGCGCGCCTGGGGTTTGACGGACAGTGTGAGGATCACCGCGGCGACGAGCGCGGCGCTCATGAATGCGTACGACGCGACGGGCGAGCCGGTCGCGCCGTTCAGGTAGCCGACGAAGTACGAGCCGACGAACGAGCCGAGCGCGCCCATGCTGTTGATCAGCGCCATCGCGCCGCCGGCGACGTTCTTCGGCAGCAGTTCCGGCACGATCGCAAAGAACGGGCCGTACGGCGCATACATCGCGGCGCCCGCGACCACCAGCAGCGCATACGAGATCCAGAAATGCGACGAGCCGAGCGCGTACGACGCGGCGAACGCAGCCGCGCCGATCAGCAGGAACGGCCATACGAAGCCGCGCCGCGAGCCGACCTTGTCGGAGGCCCACGAGGCGGCGAGCATCGCGATCGTCGCCGCGAGATACGGCAGCGCGGACAGCCAGCCGGTCGCGACCATGCCGAGATCGGAGCCGTTCTTGACGATCGACGGCAGCCACAGCACGAAGCCGTACACGCCGATGCTCCAGCAGAAATACTGCGCGCACAGCTTGATCACGGCCGGCGAGCGGAACGCCTCGCGATAGTTGCGTACCGGCTTGATCGCCGCCTGCTCGGCGGCGAGCGCGGCGTCGAGGTCGCGTTTTTCCTGCGCGTTGAGCCACGGCGAATCGGCCGGCTTGTCCTGCACGAGGAACCACCAGCACACGGCCCAGAGGACGGCCGGCACGCCTTCGGCGATGAACATGTGGCGCCAGCCGAATTCGTGCACGAGATAACCCGACAGGATCGACATCCACAGCACGGTGACCGGGTTACCGAGGATCAGGAACGTGTTCGCGCGCGAGCGTTCGTTCTTCGTGAACCAGTTGCTGATGTAGATCAGCATCGCCGGCATCACGGCCGCCTCGACGACGCCGAGCACGAAGCGGATCGCCATCAGCGACGGGATGTTGCTGACCACGCCGGTGAGCGCCGCGCAGCCGCCCCACAGGATCAGGCTGACGAACACGAGCTTCTTCACGCTGCGGCGCTCCGCATAGATCGCACCGGGAATCTGGAAGAAGAAATAGCCGAGGAAGAACAGCGCGCCGATCAGCGACGACAGGCCCTTGCTGATCCCGAGATCCTGGTTGATGCCGGCTGCCGCCGCGAACCCGTAGTTCGCGCGGTCGAGGTAGGCGAGGCTGTACGTGATGAACACGATCGGCATGATCGTCCACCAGCGTCGGGCTGCGAGATTGGTTGCCATCAGAATGTCTCCTTTGTTGACCGGGCTGACGCTGCAGCGCTGCGCGGCCGGAACCGGTGCGTCAGCACCGCTCCGGTCGCCTGCTTTGCCGTCCGGTCTCACGCAAAGCGGTGCTTGATGCACGAAATTGAACCGCGGATTGTGCCGTGTCCGGCCTCTCATTGCGCGGTGACGGTTTCCTCTAAGCGATCGGCGCGATTGCTGACATTTTCGATCCGATCCAGTGCGTCGCGCGTCGGCAAGCCTTCAGAATCGCCGATCACCTGGATCGCGAGCGCACCGATCCGGTTGCCGCGCGCGACGGCCTGCTCGACACTCCGGCCTTCCAGCAGCGCGCTGACCACGCCGACCGCGAAGCCGTCGCCGGCGCCGACCGTATCGACGACACGTTCGACACGCTCGCCTGCAACCGTGCCCTCGCGGCCGTCGGCCGTCCGGAAGTACGCGCCGTCAGCACCGAGCTTGATCACGACGACCCGCGCGCCCTGTGCGAGATAGAAGCCCGCGATGTCGGCCGGCGTGTCGTGCCCGGTCAGTTGCCGCCCTTCGGCGAGGCCCGGCAGCACCCAGTCGGCAAGCGTCGCGAGCGCGTTCAGCGTCTTCGCCATCACGTCGGCGGACGGCCACAGCGTCGGGCGCAGGTTCGGGTCGAACGAGATCGTCTTGCCGGCCGCACGCATCTCGCGCGCGAGCTGGAACGCGAGCTCGCACGACGTCGCGGAGATCGCCGGCGCAACACCCGTCAGGTGCAGGTGGCGCGCGCCGAGCACGTAGTCGGCCACGTAGTCGTCGCACGACAGGTGGCTCGCGGCCGAGCCCTTGCGGAAATATTCGACGGTCGGGTCGCTGCCGTCGTCGTTGCGCGACTTCAACTGGAAACCGGTCGGGTAACGCGGATCGACGGTCACGCACGATGCGTCGATGCCTTCGCGTGCGAGCGTGTCGAGCACGTAGCCGCCGAACGAATCGCGGCCGACGCGGCTCATCCAGCCGACCCGGAAGCCGAGCCGCGACAGGCCGATCGCGACGTTCAGGTCGGCGCCCGCGATCCGTTTCGTGAATTGCGCCGCATGCGCGAGATGGCCGGGCTCGGTCGCGACGAACATCGCCATCGCCTCGCCGTAGGTCACGACATCGAGTGCTGCTTTCATGAGTGAACTCCTCCGGATCCTTCTGCCGTCATGCGGCCGCGAGCCACGCGACGCGCCGGCATGCATCGCCCGCCAGGTCGCCCGCGTCGAACGGAAATTCGATGCCGCGCGGCGCATGCTGCGGCAGCGCCGCGAGTACGCCGGTCACGAGCGGGTCGTTCGGCGCCGGCGCGACCGCGAAACGGCGCGCGCCCTCGCCCTCGACGGCCTTGCAATGAACGTATTCCACGTGCGGCGCGAGCACCTGCGCGCAATCGAGCGGCGCTTCTCCCGGCCACTGCCAGTTGCCGATGTCGAACGTCATCCCGAGCGCGTCGGGCATGCCCGCCGCGGCCAGCGCGTCGAACAGCTCGCGGAACTGCGCGAGCGCGCCGCCGACCGGAAGCTGGCCGTTCTCGACCACCACACGGGCACGCGCGCCGCGCGACAGCGCGACGATGTCGGCCGCATGAGCATTTCCGGCGAAACCGCCGAGCTGGAATTTTACGAAGCGCGCGCCAAGCGCGTCAGCTTCCGCGAGCGCGTCGCGCAATGCGTCGGCATCGAGCGCGCCCGTTTCCGTGTACAGCGTGGCCGGCGTCGAATAGACCGACCACAGCCCGTGCCCGGCCAGTTGCGCGCCGAGCGCGGCCAGCGCGCCGGGCGTCGCGTCGTCGTCCGACGCGAACAGCTCGCGCCGCACCTCGAAGCCGGTCGCACCGGATGCCGCCGCGGTCGCGACGAATGCGCTGTGGCCCTCCTGGCGCACGCGGTCCATCCCGAATGCGCTCGCCACGATCACGATATCTGCCATTTTGCCCTTTTTTTGCCGGAATGGAACCGGTTCCATTTGCTTGAGACGGATGGTGCGCTTCGCGTCGAACGCACGCCATAGAGGAAATCCCTAAGGCCGGGCGCCACGCGAATGCGCGCCCCACGGCGCACATCGCGCGTTCCCGGCCGGGCTTCGGCCGCTTAGGCAAGGTCCTGCGCGAGACTCATTTCGAGGAACTGCGCGGCGACCCGCGACGGCGCGCCGCCATGCGGCACGAGGATGGAAAAATGGCGCGTCAGCGGCGCGGGCGCCAGCGAACGCAGCACCAGCGCCGCCTCCTGGTGACGCAGCGACATCGAGGACACGAACCCGACGCCCATCCCGGCACGCACGGCCTCCTTCACCGCCTCGACACCCGCGATCTCGAACGCGACGCGCATCGGCGCGCCGCCGTGCGCGAACGCGCGCTCGACGAGCTGCCGCACGCCGGAACCCTCCTCGCGCAACACGAGCGGATGGGCGGCGAGCGCGTCGAGCGTCACGCCCGCATCGTAGCCGGGCGCGGCCAGCGGATGGCCGGCCGGCACGATCGCGACGATCTCGTCCTCGTGCCACGCATGCACCGTCGTGCCGGGCGGCAGCGCCTCGCCGGGCGGCCCTTCGATCATCGCGATGTCGAGCGACGGCAGCGCGGCGACCACGTCGGCCGTATTGCCGCTCATCGTATGGATCGTCACGCGCGGCGCACGCGGCTGGAACGCCGCGATCAGGTACGGCAGCAGGTAGCTCGCGGGCGTCGTGCTCGCGCCGATCCGCAGCGTGCCGGCCTCGAGGCCGCGCACCGCGTCGCGAAACGCGCGCGCCTGCGCGAACGTGTCGCGCTGCGCCTTCGCGTATTGCGCGAGCTGTTCGCCGACCGGCGTCAGCCGGATGCCGCGGCCGTCGCGCTGGTACAGCGGCTCGCCGAATTCGTCCTGCAGCAGCCGCAACTGGCCGGACACGGCCGGCTGCGACAGATGCAGCGCCACGGCGGCACGGCTGATGTTCAGGTGTTCGGCGACGGCGGCGAACGTTATCAGTTGATCCGGGGTCATGGGGATGAATTATCGGCTTTCCGGATAGTTTATGTCACAAATCACAATTTTTCATATCGATATAACGAAATTAGGATTACAGCATCGCAACACGCTCCATCCCGGTGCTTCCATGTCCACTGCCTCGACTCCTCCTCTCAGCCACGCCGCGCCGTCGATGCGCGGCCAGTTGAACGGCGTGCTGTTCGTTGCGCTGTTCGCCGCCGCCGTCACGAGCCTGTCCGAACTCCCCGCGATCGCGGGGCTCGGCCTGTCGCCGCTGATCGTCGGCATCGTCGCCGGTGCGCTGTACGGCAATGCGCTGCGCGACGGCATGCCGGCCAGCTGGGCGGCCGGCGTCAATTTCTCCGCGCGCAAGCTGCTGCGCATCGCGGTCGCGTTCTTCGGGTTGCGCGTGAGCCTGCAGGAAATCGCGCAGGTCGGCCTGCCGGGCCTGACGGTGTCGGTGCTGGTCGTCGTCAGCACGCTCGTGATCGGCACCTGGGCCGGCATGAAGCTGATGAAGCTCGACCGCGACGCGGCGCTGCTGACCGCCGCCGGCAGCGCGATCTGCGGCGCGGCCGCGGTGCTCGCGTTCGAATCGACGCTGCAGTCGAAGCCGCACCAGAGCGCGATGGCCGTGGGCAGCGTCGTGCTGTTCGGCACGCTGTCGATGTTCCTGTACCCGATCGCGTATCACGCCGGGCTGCTGAACCTCGATCCGGCCGGCCTCGGCCTGTTCTTCGGCGGCACGATTCACGAAGTCGCACAGGTGGTCGGTGCAGCCAGCGACATCAGCCCACAGGTCGCGCACATCGCGACGATCGTCAAGATGACGCGCGTGATGCTGCTGGTCCCGGTGCTGCTCGTGCTCGGCTGGTGGCTCGCCTGCTCGGCCCGCGCCACGGCCGGCGGCGCGCAAGGCAAGCGCAAGGTGGCCGTGCCCTGGTTCGCACTCGGTTTCCTCGGCTTCGTGATCGTCAATTCGCTGAACGTGCTGCCCACCGACGTCACGCATACGCTGAACGTGCTCGACACCTTCGCGCTGACGATGGCGATGACCGCGCTCGGCATCGAGACGCGCGTGTCGCAGATCCGCGCAGCCGGCCCCCGCGCACTGGTGACCGGCCTGATCCTGTACGTGTGGCTGATCGCCGGCGGCTACGGGATCACCTGGGCCGTGCAGCACTGGCTTGGCTGAGCCG
Proteins encoded in this window:
- a CDS encoding LysR family transcriptional regulator is translated as MTPDQLITFAAVAEHLNISRAAVALHLSQPAVSGQLRLLQDEFGEPLYQRDGRGIRLTPVGEQLAQYAKAQRDTFAQARAFRDAVRGLEAGTLRIGASTTPASYLLPYLIAAFQPRAPRVTIHTMSGNTADVVAALPSLDIAMIEGPPGEALPPGTTVHAWHEDEIVAIVPAGHPLAAPGYDAGVTLDALAAHPLVLREEGSGVRQLVERAFAHGGAPMRVAFEIAGVEAVKEAVRAGMGVGFVSSMSLRHQEAALVLRSLAPAPLTRHFSILVPHGGAPSRVAAQFLEMSLAQDLA
- a CDS encoding MFS transporter translates to MATNLAARRWWTIMPIVFITYSLAYLDRANYGFAAAAGINQDLGISKGLSSLIGALFFLGYFFFQIPGAIYAERRSVKKLVFVSLILWGGCAALTGVVSNIPSLMAIRFVLGVVEAAVMPAMLIYISNWFTKNERSRANTFLILGNPVTVLWMSILSGYLVHEFGWRHMFIAEGVPAVLWAVCWWFLVQDKPADSPWLNAQEKRDLDAALAAEQAAIKPVRNYREAFRSPAVIKLCAQYFCWSIGVYGFVLWLPSIVKNGSDLGMVATGWLSALPYLAATIAMLAASWASDKVGSRRGFVWPFLLIGAAAFAASYALGSSHFWISYALLVVAGAAMYAPYGPFFAIVPELLPKNVAGGAMALINSMGALGSFVGSYFVGYLNGATGSPVASYAFMSAALVAAVILTLSVKPQARDAHPLAAPLQGK
- a CDS encoding YeiH family protein, translating into MSTASTPPLSHAAPSMRGQLNGVLFVALFAAAVTSLSELPAIAGLGLSPLIVGIVAGALYGNALRDGMPASWAAGVNFSARKLLRIAVAFFGLRVSLQEIAQVGLPGLTVSVLVVVSTLVIGTWAGMKLMKLDRDAALLTAAGSAICGAAAVLAFESTLQSKPHQSAMAVGSVVLFGTLSMFLYPIAYHAGLLNLDPAGLGLFFGGTIHEVAQVVGAASDISPQVAHIATIVKMTRVMLLVPVLLVLGWWLACSARATAGGAQGKRKVAVPWFALGFLGFVIVNSLNVLPTDVTHTLNVLDTFALTMAMTALGIETRVSQIRAAGPRALVTGLILYVWLIAGGYGITWAVQHWLG
- a CDS encoding NAD(P)-dependent oxidoreductase is translated as MKPRIVAYKPLPDDVLAYLREHADVVQADGADALADALGNADGAIGASLKVPPQMLDRAPRLKAWSTISVGYDNFDVADFTRRGIVLAHTPDVLTESTADTVFSLILASARRVVELAEWVKAGHWHRSIGPDLYGTDVQSKTLGIVGLGRIGGAVARRAALGFRMQVLYANRSAHAEAETQYGARRVTLDELLAQSDFVCVQVPLSPETHHLIGTAEFAKMKRGAILINASRGPVVDEAALVDALRAGTIRGAGLDVFEKEPLPADSPLLQMKNVVALPHIGSATHETRHAMARCAAENLVGALAGTLRTNLVNPDALARA
- a CDS encoding sugar kinase, producing the protein MKAALDVVTYGEAMAMFVATEPGHLAHAAQFTKRIAGADLNVAIGLSRLGFRVGWMSRVGRDSFGGYVLDTLAREGIDASCVTVDPRYPTGFQLKSRNDDGSDPTVEYFRKGSAASHLSCDDYVADYVLGARHLHLTGVAPAISATSCELAFQLAREMRAAGKTISFDPNLRPTLWPSADVMAKTLNALATLADWVLPGLAEGRQLTGHDTPADIAGFYLAQGARVVVIKLGADGAYFRTADGREGTVAGERVERVVDTVGAGDGFAVGVVSALLEGRSVEQAVARGNRIGALAIQVIGDSEGLPTRDALDRIENVSNRADRLEETVTAQ
- a CDS encoding TIM barrel protein, encoding MADIVIVASAFGMDRVRQEGHSAFVATAAASGATGFEVRRELFASDDDATPGALAALGAQLAGHGLWSVYSTPATLYTETGALDADALRDALAEADALGARFVKFQLGGFAGNAHAADIVALSRGARARVVVENGQLPVGGALAQFRELFDALAAAGMPDALGMTFDIGNWQWPGEAPLDCAQVLAPHVEYVHCKAVEGEGARRFAVAPAPNDPLVTGVLAALPQHAPRGIEFPFDAGDLAGDACRRVAWLAAA